The Bacillaceae bacterium IKA-2 DNA window ATACTGATTTTTTTTTTGTTCCCCTAACGTCTGTAAAATATCTGTTGTACGTTCCATTTCAATAGACCAATTATTAGGCTGTTTTTTAATTTTTTCGATACTAACTAATTTAGGACGATAATCAGCCACTGCAGCCGATTTTATAACAACATCGGCGTCACTATAGTACTCAATTACTTTTTCATACATTTCAGCCGCCGAAGTTACCTTTTCTAGTTGAACATTACTCGGTGCTTTAATACTTGTAGGCCCAGAAACTAAAATTACTTTGGCACCGCGTTTCGCCGCTTCTTCAGCAATGTTATAACCCATCTTACCCGAAGATCTATTTGTGAAATAACGGACAGGATCGAGCTTCTCTTCTGTGGGACCCGCTGTTACTAAAATTGTTTTTCCTTTAAGATTCGAAATATCCTTTTGAAAAAAGCTTTCCATACGATTGATGATGTCTTCCGGCTCCATCAGTCTTCCTTTCCCCACATAACCGCAGGCCAAATAGCCTTCTCCTGGTTCTAGAAAATGATAGCCATACGTTTTTAAACGATCCATATTTGCAACAACCGCCGGATGCTCGTACATATTAACGTTCATGGCTGGAGCGATGAATACACTTGAGGTTGTTGCAAGTAACATTGTCGAGATTAGATTATCAGCGATACCGTTAGCCACTTTACCAATCATATTTGCTGTGGCCGGAGCGACGATAACGGCATCCCCCCAGTCAGCAATATCAATATGAGTAATTTTCGAAGAATCTTTTTCTTCAAACGTTTCTATGTATACAGGTTCTCTTGAAAGGGCCTGAAAAGTGAGCGGGGCGACGAATTTTGTTGCGCCCTCAGTCATTACAACTTTTACAAGCGCACCTGCTTGTACTAATTTGCTTGTTAAGGTAGCCGCCTTATATGCCGCTATACCTCCACACACACACAATAGAATTTTTTTTCCTTTAAGCAATTAAATCTCCTCCAGAAAAATTAAAATATGAGTTTGGTAGTTGGTTAAGAAGGGGAAAAGCAGAAAGTATGCCTTTCCAACTTTCTACTTTCTGCCTTTTTTTATTAAAAAAAAAGAGGGCGACTCATTTAAGCGCTCGTCTCCATCCCATTATACATTAACTAGTGAAAAACCTTTATTATTAGGTTTTATTCTCTAAGTAATCATTCACTGGGAGGTCAGACACCCTTTTGAGTCATCCCCTTTTACGTTTTACTCTTCTTCTTCGCGACGTTTAAAAGTAAGCTGCCCTGAAGAAATTTCTTCAAGTGCTCTACCGACTGGTTTGTATGATTTTGGTTTTTTAATTCTTAAATCTCTTTCTTTCGTGTCTTTTAGGTAACGTGCTCGTTTCGAAGACACAGTCACTAACGTGTACTTCGAGTCAAGTATTGTTAATAAATTATCGATTGATGGATATAGCATTTACTCAGCCTCCACTAATTGCTTATATTTTTCTATTAAACGGTCTTTTCGACAATGCTCAGCTATGACAATGGCTTTAATTCTATCGACTGCAAAATCAACTTCATCATTTTCAACAACATAGTCATACTTATTCATCATCTCTATTTCGTCTCTAGCAACTGTCATTCGATTATTAATAAGTTCCTCAGTTTCAGTTCCCCGATTAACAATTCGATTTCTTAATTCAGCCAAACTTGGTGGCATCAAAAAGATGAAAACTCCCTCTTGAAATTTTTCACGAACTTTAAGGGCTCCTTGAACTTCAATTTCAAGAATAATATCATTTCCTTCATTTAGCGTTTTCTCAACGTAATCGACTGGGGTTCCATAATAATTCCCAACATACTCAGCCCACTCTAACAACTGATCATCTTTGATCATTTCTTCAAACTGATCCCGCGTTTTAAAGAAGTAGCTTAGACCATCTATTTCTCCTTGACGCGCAAAACGAGTTGTCGCCGATACAGAATACAAAATATCAGTATCTTGCTTTCTAAGTGCGCCACAAACCGTGCCTTTTCCGACACCTGATGGTCCTGAAAGAACAATTAATAAACCTCTTTCCTTTTTCATCCCAACCTCCATAAACAATTACTTTGGATTTCACTTTAATCTAGTCATCAGAAGCATCATCTTTATTTGATAAACGTTGCGCAACCGTTTCTGGTTGAACAGCAGACAAAATGACATGGTCACTATCGGCAATAATAACAGCTCTTGTTCTTCTACCATATGTAGCATCAATAAGCATGTTTCTCTCTCTTGCCTCTTGAATAATTCTTTTTATCGGAGCGGATTCTGGACTAACAATAGAGATAATTCGATTTGCTGAAACAATATTCCCAAAACCGATATTTATAAGTTTAATGTTCATTGGTTTCCCCTGCCCATCTATGTATTATAACCAGAACTTCGGTTATTTTAACATCTTTTTCTTTATATTGCTAATAAAATTAATTTCATAATGGTTATTTCGCGCCACACCAAGCTATATCTAGTTGAAATAAAACATTTTTAACTAGGGAGTTGAAATGAACCGTTTTCAACTTTGTAGCTTGATGTAGCTAATATATTGATATTATGAAATTCATTATATAAAGATGATTATTCAATATTTTGGACTTGTTCTTTCATTTTTTCTAGTTCTGCTTTTATCTCTACTACTTGTCTATTAATATGAATATCGTTAGATTTTGAGCCAATTGTATTGGCTTCTCTATTCATCTCTTGAACGAGAAAATCAAGCTTTCTTCCGACAGAGGCTCTGGTTACTGGGACTAAAATTGATAAAAATTGCTCTAAATGGCTATTTAACCTTGTTATTTCCTCATCTACATTTGCTTTTTCAGCAAAAATAGCTACCTCAGTTAAGATCCTACTTTCGTCAACATCTAATTTACCTTCTAAAAATTCATTTACTCTATTAATTAACCGATTACGATAAAAATCAACTACTTGCGGCGCATATGTTTTTACATCGGTTACTAACATTAGTAGCCTCTCCACTCTTTGCTTTAAATCAGCAACAAGACTCTCGCCTTCCTTTTGACGCATTTGTAAAAGTTGAACAACTGCTTTTTCAGTTGTTGTAACAATTTGCTCTACAAAAGTCTCAGATTGGTTTTCTTTTTCCAACACAGTGACAACATCAGGGTGAAGTATCATATTTTCTAATGACAACTGCTGATTTACACCAAGTTTTTCTTGAGCTTTAGAATGAACTTGATAAAATTCAGTCAATAAATCCCAATCAACTTGCAATTTCCTTTGCGCTAGTCCTTCGCCTTCGACTGCTAGAAATACATCCACCTTACCACGTTGAACATACTGACTCACTTGTTTTTTTAGTTTGTCTTCTAAAAATAAAAATTGTCGTGGCATTCGAATCGTTATTTCTGAAAAGCGATGATTCACTGACTTCATTTCAACATTAATCCGATAATTTTCATTTTCCATAAATGCTTGACCATACCCTGTCATACTTACTATCATAATATCACATCCACTTATTTATTCTAACCAATTTTACCATTTTCAACAAGTAGAGCAAATATAACAACCTAAAAAGGCCAATTTCAGAAATATCTACTAACAAATCAAATAGATATACCTCCCAATTGGCCTTTTAAAATGCTAAGTTTACTTTCTTGAATGAAATTTATTTTCTTCTAAAAATATAAAACCCTGCTAAAGCAATTGTCGGTATTGAGGCCATACTTAACACAAGTAGCCATTCTCTAATATTTAAACCAACTGTATGGAACACAGTCTGTAATGGTGGATAATAGATGACAACTAGCATTAGCGCAGTTGATGACAATACCGCTATAACTAAGTAAAGGTTTTGGAATGGATTACGGTGAAAAACAGAATGCTCACTACGACAATCAAAGACATGAATAAGTTGTGCCATAATTAGCGTTGCAAAAGCAACCGTTTGAGCCCTAATTAATTCTTCTGGATGTTGTGATAACGTCAACCAAAAGGCAATCAAGGTGACAACACCAATCATAAAACCGCGGCTAATAATTTTCCAAACTAGACCGCGAGCTAAGATGTTTTCCATAGGATGGCGTGGACGCCGTTTCATTACATCACCTTCGGCTTGGTCTAAACCTAGTGCCATAGCGGGCAGCCCATCTGTGACAAGATTAATCCATAGTATTTGAATAGCTACTAATGGTAGTGGCATTCCAAGTGACATCGCAAATAGCATAACTAAAATTTCCCCGACATTGGAAGCAAGCATATAACGAATAAACTTGCGAATATTATCATAAATATTTCGGCCTTCTTTTATTGCTGCCTTTATCGTTGCAAAGTTATCGTCACTAAGTACAAGTGAAGACGCTTCTTTGGCGACATCAGTACCTGTTTTCCCCATCGCAACTCCTATATTTGCAGCTTTAATTGCTGGGGCATCATTAACGCCGTCACCAGTCATCGCGACAATATGCCCTTTGGCTTGGAGAGCTTTAACAATTTTTAATTTATGTTCAGGAGAAACACGAGCGTAGACATATATATCTTCAACAACTTCTTCTAAATCTTTGACACTCATTTTTGCTAGCGTATTTCCATCGATAATTTTCCCGTGCTCTGGTAGGATATTTAACTGTTTTGCAATAGCTTTGGCTGTAACAATATGATCTCCGGTAATCATAATTGTTTTTATTCCCGCTTCGCGACATTCTAAAATTGAATCTTTCACTTCCGGTCTCGGTGGATCAATCATTCCTTGAAGACCAATAAAAGTTAACTTGCTTTCAGCGTCTTCCTCGCTTTGAAATGTAATTTTTGAATCTACTTCCTTATAGGCAATTGCAATTGTTCTCAATGCTTGGGACGCCAATTCTTCAATAGAGTCACTAACAGCTTTTTCTCTTTGGGGTGACAAAGGGAGTCGTTTTTCTCCCCATAAAATATGCTCACTACGCCTTAATAAAACATCTGGTGCTCCCTTTGTAACAACGATGCGTTTTCCATCGCGTTTTCTTTCGATAATAACACTCATCATTTTCCTTGTTGATTCAAATGGGAATTCATCGACTATACGATATTCATTAAGAATATTCTCACGTTCAATTCCAGCTTTATGAGCTGAAACAATTAATGCCCCTTCTGTCGGATCGCCATCAATGGTGTATTGCAACTTTACTTTACTAAAAAGACCTTCCTTCACTTCCTTTTTGATGATCTGTGCATTATTACAGAGCGCTCCAAAGGTTAAGAGCTGTAACAATGCTTTTTCTAGCTCTACATCTAATGGTTTTTCATTCTCGTGAAATTCACCTTTGGGCTCGTATCCAGTTCCCGAAACGGTCCAGATTTTCCCACCTGACCAAAGTTTTGTCACTGTCATCTTATTTTGCGTTAGTGTTCCTGTTTTGTCTGAACAAATAACCGAGGCACAACCTAACGTTTCAACAGCAGGTAATTTACGAACAATTGCTTTATGCTTAATCATTCGTTGCACGCCTAGCGCTAACGCGACTGTCACAATCGCTGGTAATCCTTCCGGTATAGCCGCAACAGCCAAGGAGACCCCAGCTAAAACCATCGTATACGCATCCTGTCCTTGATATACACCAATAACAACAACTAACACTGTTAATAATAGCGCTGCAACAACTAAAATTTTCCCTAATTGCTCTAACTTTCGCTGCAGTGGTGTAACTTGTGTTTCTGCTGATTGTAACAGGTGAGCAATTTTTCCCATTTCCGTTTTCATCCCAGTTGCAATAATAACCCCAATCCCACTGCCTTGGGTAACCATAGTGCCCATAAATGCGATATTCTCTTGGTCACCAACGGAAAGGTTGTGCCCTGGTAAAACAGCCGCTGTTTTTTGAACTGGCACTGATT harbors:
- a CDS encoding YicC/YloC family endoribonuclease; protein product: MIVSMTGYGQAFMENENYRINVEMKSVNHRFSEITIRMPRQFLFLEDKLKKQVSQYVQRGKVDVFLAVEGEGLAQRKLQVDWDLLTEFYQVHSKAQEKLGVNQQLSLENMILHPDVVTVLEKENQSETFVEQIVTTTEKAVVQLLQMRQKEGESLVADLKQRVERLLMLVTDVKTYAPQVVDFYRNRLINRVNEFLEGKLDVDESRILTEVAIFAEKANVDEEITRLNSHLEQFLSILVPVTRASVGRKLDFLVQEMNREANTIGSKSNDIHINRQVVEIKAELEKMKEQVQNIE
- a CDS encoding DUF370 domain-containing protein yields the protein MNIKLINIGFGNIVSANRIISIVSPESAPIKRIIQEARERNMLIDATYGRRTRAVIIADSDHVILSAVQPETVAQRLSNKDDASDD
- a CDS encoding calcium-translocating P-type ATPase, SERCA-type gives rise to the protein MKWYEREIKEIEKMTGSNFINGLSENEVEKRIHQFGLNKLDEGERIPSFFLFLAQFKDFMVMVLLVATLISGILGEYIDAITIIIIVLLNGVLGFIQERKAEKSLDALKELSAPQVMVKRDGEWSKCLSSNVVVGDIVKMTSGDRVGADIRVIESKGLRIEESALTGESVPVQKTAAVLPGHNLSVGDQENIAFMGTMVTQGSGIGVIIATGMKTEMGKIAHLLQSAETQVTPLQRKLEQLGKILVVAALLLTVLVVVIGVYQGQDAYTMVLAGVSLAVAAIPEGLPAIVTVALALGVQRMIKHKAIVRKLPAVETLGCASVICSDKTGTLTQNKMTVTKLWSGGKIWTVSGTGYEPKGEFHENEKPLDVELEKALLQLLTFGALCNNAQIIKKEVKEGLFSKVKLQYTIDGDPTEGALIVSAHKAGIERENILNEYRIVDEFPFESTRKMMSVIIERKRDGKRIVVTKGAPDVLLRRSEHILWGEKRLPLSPQREKAVSDSIEELASQALRTIAIAYKEVDSKITFQSEEDAESKLTFIGLQGMIDPPRPEVKDSILECREAGIKTIMITGDHIVTAKAIAKQLNILPEHGKIIDGNTLAKMSVKDLEEVVEDIYVYARVSPEHKLKIVKALQAKGHIVAMTGDGVNDAPAIKAANIGVAMGKTGTDVAKEASSLVLSDDNFATIKAAIKEGRNIYDNIRKFIRYMLASNVGEILVMLFAMSLGMPLPLVAIQILWINLVTDGLPAMALGLDQAEGDVMKRRPRHPMENILARGLVWKIISRGFMIGVVTLIAFWLTLSQHPEELIRAQTVAFATLIMAQLIHVFDCRSEHSVFHRNPFQNLYLVIAVLSSTALMLVVIYYPPLQTVFHTVGLNIREWLLVLSMASIPTIALAGFYIFRRK
- the gmk gene encoding guanylate kinase, whose protein sequence is MKKERGLLIVLSGPSGVGKGTVCGALRKQDTDILYSVSATTRFARQGEIDGLSYFFKTRDQFEEMIKDDQLLEWAEYVGNYYGTPVDYVEKTLNEGNDIILEIEVQGALKVREKFQEGVFIFLMPPSLAELRNRIVNRGTETEELINNRMTVARDEIEMMNKYDYVVENDEVDFAVDRIKAIVIAEHCRKDRLIEKYKQLVEAE
- the rpoZ gene encoding DNA-directed RNA polymerase subunit omega, giving the protein MLYPSIDNLLTILDSKYTLVTVSSKRARYLKDTKERDLRIKKPKSYKPVGRALEEISSGQLTFKRREEEE
- the coaBC gene encoding bifunctional phosphopantothenoylcysteine decarboxylase/phosphopantothenate--cysteine ligase CoaBC gives rise to the protein MLKGKKILLCVCGGIAAYKAATLTSKLVQAGALVKVVMTEGATKFVAPLTFQALSREPVYIETFEEKDSSKITHIDIADWGDAVIVAPATANMIGKVANGIADNLISTMLLATTSSVFIAPAMNVNMYEHPAVVANMDRLKTYGYHFLEPGEGYLACGYVGKGRLMEPEDIINRMESFFQKDISNLKGKTILVTAGPTEEKLDPVRYFTNRSSGKMGYNIAEEAAKRGAKVILVSGPTSIKAPSNVQLEKVTSAAEMYEKVIEYYSDADVVIKSAAVADYRPKLVSIEKIKKQPNNWSIEMERTTDILQTLGEQKKNQYLVGFAAESEQVEHYARAKLIKKNLDMIVANNITESGAGFQGDTNIVTIFKKDQTSIALPLMSKQDVAINLLNEIEKMIKEND